A region from the Sandaracinus amylolyticus genome encodes:
- a CDS encoding protein kinase domain-containing protein, which translates to MSAPARLGSYELSRRLGAGGMAETFVGVRRGPGGFEQRVCIKRILPEHENDALFVAQFLQEARVSAQLRHTHIVQVLDFGVDDGSHFLVLELVEGMDLERLIETLQQRGERLSPALVAFIGQNVALALDHAHTHASGAVHHRDVSPSNVLVSRAGELKLSDFGIAKAVGPVADGLKTRTGVIKGKVPYLPAEYQLTGRFDARSDLFALGVLLFECLAGERPFAGVTDLDTCHRIITGRHPSLATLRPDAPAALVAAIERLLRPEPDARFASAAALIDALAEVAPPPTARRQLADLVRIAEVEALATPLEPLAGATTAIDAPGPHVALPPVATTRSTMRRVALGIAAMITIVAASIAIAVALPRTPSVMPARSAVSTPPRVDAPITPAVHQPEPAAAPPEPVAPPTETPEPAPRPRRASRHREPDRAPPAATAPELPAAVAEPDGMLRVSVAPWGVVWIDGRYMGRAPVDVAVAPGSHRIEAGFERPLVSQTIRVGAGETERAFVELTPPPG; encoded by the coding sequence GTGAGCGCGCCCGCCCGGCTCGGATCCTACGAGCTCTCACGACGGCTCGGGGCCGGCGGGATGGCCGAGACGTTCGTGGGCGTCCGTCGCGGGCCGGGAGGGTTCGAGCAGCGCGTCTGCATCAAGCGCATCCTCCCGGAGCACGAGAACGACGCGCTCTTCGTCGCGCAGTTCCTCCAGGAAGCGCGCGTGTCCGCGCAGCTGCGGCACACGCACATCGTGCAGGTGCTCGACTTCGGCGTCGACGACGGCTCGCACTTCCTGGTGCTCGAGCTCGTCGAGGGCATGGACCTCGAGCGACTGATCGAGACGCTGCAGCAGCGAGGCGAGCGACTGTCTCCCGCGCTCGTCGCGTTCATCGGGCAGAACGTCGCGCTCGCGCTCGATCACGCGCACACGCATGCGTCGGGCGCCGTCCACCATCGCGACGTGTCGCCGTCGAACGTGCTCGTCAGTCGTGCGGGCGAGCTGAAGCTGTCGGACTTCGGCATCGCGAAGGCGGTCGGTCCGGTCGCGGATGGATTGAAGACGCGCACCGGCGTCATCAAGGGCAAGGTGCCCTATCTGCCCGCCGAATATCAGCTCACCGGGCGATTCGACGCGCGCAGTGATCTCTTCGCGCTCGGTGTGCTGCTCTTCGAGTGCCTCGCGGGAGAGCGTCCTTTCGCCGGCGTGACGGATCTCGACACGTGTCATCGCATCATCACGGGACGTCATCCGTCGCTCGCGACGCTCCGTCCCGATGCGCCGGCAGCGCTCGTCGCCGCGATCGAGCGCCTCCTGCGACCCGAGCCCGACGCGCGGTTCGCGAGCGCCGCTGCGCTCATCGATGCGCTCGCGGAGGTCGCGCCGCCACCGACCGCGCGCCGCCAGCTCGCCGATCTCGTGCGCATCGCGGAGGTCGAGGCGCTCGCGACGCCGCTCGAGCCGCTCGCCGGCGCGACGACCGCGATCGATGCGCCGGGACCACATGTCGCGCTCCCGCCCGTCGCGACCACGCGCTCGACGATGCGCCGCGTCGCGCTCGGGATCGCGGCGATGATCACGATCGTCGCAGCATCGATCGCGATCGCCGTCGCGCTCCCGAGGACGCCCAGCGTCATGCCCGCTCGCAGCGCAGTCTCGACGCCGCCGCGTGTCGACGCGCCGATCACGCCGGCGGTGCACCAGCCCGAGCCCGCCGCGGCGCCCCCGGAGCCCGTGGCCCCACCCACCGAGACGCCCGAGCCCGCCCCGCGCCCACGTCGCGCATCGCGCCATCGCGAGCCCGATCGCGCGCCTCCCGCCGCGACCGCGCCCGAGCTTCCCGCCGCGGTGGCCGAGCCCGACGGCATGCTCCGCGTCAGCGTCGCGCCGTGGGGCGTCGTGTGGATCGATGGACGCTACATGGGCCGAGCGCCCGTGGACGTCGCGGTCGCGCCGGGCTCGCATCGCATCGAGGCCGGGTTCGAGCGCCCGCTCGTCTCGCAGACGATCCGCGTCGGCGCCGGCGAGACCGAGCGCGCGTTCGTCGAGCTCACGCCGCCGCCTGGCTGA
- a CDS encoding S1C family serine protease, with translation MQSRALLLTVALIGAPSVLVAGLASAQDAPPPPVETPPPPVETPPPPVETPPPPTPPETVAMPATTCAAQAHTRARDSVVHVESGGRSGAGVLVVDSRHVVSVLRIVEQGHDITVTDGQGNRRRARIVLTAGSDELVMLELDAPLPGTALPIAPWDVVAVGMPVVLVGAPPSEGPRFLPETFRGTLPWAVSEGVVASRGERAIQTDARISTMRGSPIVTCAGEVVAILGPAHERPMGPTVHSMPAVPALVDLTSRLDSPEGYGGRWNLTGGLALGAVYEDPDWLWGGTLMIGLVGLDAFVLVGRASYFFSDFEPTGSDVASVNKDRIRGDAYVGWRQILVFGRMAMHFELALGASVTRWSREARIAEIVDEGTGPVVRWREEETEDWSVRPMAVINLMHGPMLLSYTLEYDVDREHFMHLFNVGARF, from the coding sequence ATGCAGTCGCGCGCACTCCTCCTCACCGTCGCGCTGATCGGCGCGCCGTCGGTGCTCGTCGCCGGGCTCGCGTCCGCGCAGGACGCGCCGCCTCCACCGGTCGAGACGCCGCCTCCACCGGTCGAGACGCCGCCTCCACCGGTCGAGACGCCACCTCCGCCGACGCCGCCCGAGACCGTCGCGATGCCCGCGACGACGTGCGCCGCGCAGGCCCACACGCGCGCTCGCGACTCGGTCGTGCACGTCGAGAGCGGCGGTCGCTCGGGCGCGGGCGTGCTCGTCGTCGACTCGCGGCACGTCGTCAGCGTGCTGCGCATCGTCGAGCAGGGGCACGACATCACCGTCACCGACGGACAGGGCAACCGTCGTCGCGCGCGCATCGTGCTCACGGCGGGCTCCGACGAGCTCGTGATGCTCGAGCTCGACGCGCCGCTGCCCGGCACGGCGCTTCCGATCGCGCCGTGGGACGTCGTGGCCGTGGGCATGCCGGTCGTGCTCGTGGGCGCGCCCCCGAGCGAAGGGCCGCGCTTCCTGCCCGAGACGTTCCGCGGGACGCTGCCTTGGGCGGTCAGCGAAGGGGTCGTCGCGTCACGCGGCGAGCGCGCGATCCAGACCGACGCGCGCATCTCGACCATGCGCGGCAGCCCGATCGTCACCTGCGCGGGCGAGGTCGTCGCGATCCTCGGCCCCGCGCACGAACGTCCGATGGGCCCGACGGTGCACTCGATGCCCGCCGTGCCCGCGCTCGTCGATCTCACGTCGCGCCTCGACAGCCCGGAGGGCTACGGCGGACGGTGGAACCTCACGGGCGGCCTCGCGCTCGGCGCGGTCTACGAAGATCCCGACTGGCTCTGGGGCGGCACACTGATGATCGGCCTCGTCGGGCTCGACGCGTTCGTGCTCGTCGGCCGCGCGTCGTACTTCTTCTCCGACTTCGAGCCGACCGGCAGCGACGTCGCGTCGGTGAACAAGGATCGCATCCGCGGCGACGCGTACGTGGGCTGGCGGCAGATCCTCGTCTTCGGCCGCATGGCGATGCACTTCGAGCTCGCGCTCGGCGCGTCGGTCACGCGCTGGAGCCGCGAGGCGCGCATCGCGGAGATCGTCGACGAGGGCACGGGCCCGGTCGTGCGTTGGCGAGAAGAGGAGACCGAGGACTGGTCGGTGCGCCCGATGGCCGTGATCAACCTGATGCACGGCCCGATGCTGCTCTCGTACACGCTCGAGTACGACGTCGACAGAGAGCACTTCATGCATCTCTTCAACGTCGGCGCGCGCTTCTGA
- a CDS encoding PEGA domain-containing protein has protein sequence MTRALGLVVVIAIALWPTKGSGQARASLVVPVTIGADPPSAAAAVIAREIGALPLDEAWARYEARASTPPPAPTTEELDRWLSRSRDAVRMLALAEHAAAREALAEGMAIAEQHVVELGRDPERVRQVLDTCLDDVRARLETHDDSAESRARACRALIPRGAPSPYRHPPEVVELLARLDAELERAPRGALRVESEPAGCIVRVHGIEVGRTPWASERLAPGELRVQVECGDERGRVHRVIAGEGASPLHVDARFERAVRSDGVLALAYRDRADADAHRFDDAIRLATSFDAREVWLVEARGSTLHVDRVDVVAQRVIASARATTERVAAAIADVRAGRSRDHRGATASEMTPWDPHPTPPPPADRTIEHVIGSVLGGAGVAAFVAAWATYGSRVDLGPELDATQPTDRDFIPMRDTWLNRRYAVWSFAASGAALGIAALPWLMIEADGAPWWSWIVAGVGLATSAIGIVEIATAGTCADDADHDQRCVDAAAAVDRGAIVIATSAPLIAVPIVYAVRDATGGATQVVVEASRDRVVVGARGAF, from the coding sequence GTGACGCGCGCTCTCGGCCTGGTGGTGGTGATCGCGATCGCGCTCTGGCCTACGAAGGGCTCCGGCCAGGCGCGCGCGAGCCTCGTGGTGCCGGTGACGATCGGCGCGGATCCACCGAGCGCCGCGGCGGCGGTGATCGCGCGGGAGATCGGCGCGCTCCCGCTCGACGAGGCGTGGGCGAGATACGAAGCGCGCGCGTCGACGCCGCCGCCCGCGCCGACGACCGAGGAGCTCGATCGATGGCTGTCCCGGTCGCGCGATGCCGTGCGCATGCTCGCCCTCGCGGAGCACGCCGCCGCGCGTGAGGCGCTCGCCGAGGGGATGGCGATCGCGGAGCAGCACGTGGTCGAGCTCGGCCGTGATCCCGAGCGCGTGCGGCAGGTGCTCGACACGTGCCTCGACGACGTGCGTGCGAGGCTCGAGACGCACGACGACAGCGCGGAATCGCGTGCGCGCGCGTGCCGCGCGCTGATCCCGCGGGGAGCGCCGAGCCCGTATCGACATCCGCCCGAGGTCGTCGAGCTGCTCGCGCGTCTCGACGCCGAGCTCGAGCGCGCACCGCGCGGCGCGCTGCGCGTCGAGAGCGAGCCCGCCGGGTGCATCGTGCGCGTGCACGGCATCGAGGTCGGACGGACGCCGTGGGCGAGCGAGCGCCTCGCGCCGGGCGAGCTCCGCGTGCAGGTCGAGTGCGGCGACGAGCGAGGCCGCGTCCACCGTGTGATCGCGGGGGAGGGCGCGTCGCCGCTCCACGTCGATGCGCGGTTCGAGCGCGCGGTGCGGAGCGACGGCGTGCTCGCGCTCGCGTACCGAGATCGCGCCGACGCCGACGCGCACCGGTTCGACGATGCGATCCGGCTCGCGACGTCCTTCGACGCCCGCGAGGTCTGGCTCGTCGAGGCGCGCGGCTCGACGTTGCACGTCGATCGCGTCGACGTCGTCGCGCAGCGCGTGATCGCGTCGGCGCGTGCCACGACAGAGCGCGTCGCTGCGGCGATCGCCGACGTGCGCGCGGGCCGATCTCGCGACCACCGGGGCGCGACGGCGTCCGAGATGACGCCGTGGGATCCGCATCCGACGCCGCCTCCACCGGCGGATCGCACGATCGAGCACGTGATCGGATCGGTGCTCGGCGGAGCCGGCGTCGCGGCGTTCGTGGCCGCGTGGGCGACGTACGGATCGCGCGTCGATCTCGGCCCCGAGCTCGACGCGACCCAGCCGACCGACCGCGACTTCATCCCGATGCGCGACACGTGGCTCAACCGCCGCTACGCGGTGTGGAGCTTCGCAGCGAGCGGCGCGGCGCTCGGCATCGCGGCGCTGCCGTGGCTGATGATCGAAGCCGACGGAGCGCCCTGGTGGTCGTGGATCGTCGCGGGCGTCGGGCTCGCGACCAGCGCGATCGGCATCGTCGAGATCGCGACCGCGGGCACGTGCGCCGACGACGCCGATCACGATCAGCGCTGCGTCGACGCGGCGGCCGCCGTCGATCGCGGAGCGATCGTGATCGCGACGAGCGCGCCGCTGATCGCGGTGCCGATCGTGTACGCGGTGCGCGACGCCACCGGCGGAGCGACGCAGGTCGTCGTCGAGGCGAGCCGCGATCGCGTCGTCGTCGGAGCGCGAGGCGCGTTCTAG
- a CDS encoding RCC1 domain-containing protein produces MSKRVAISSLLVALHVASCTSPGCPEGYTRRRDRCFADDEACDGVDLDGDQLDDVDDPHADAWCNDPSRAMPFALARCGASGCEVDECDAQALDCSSEPGCETDPRVTAEHCGECGHACGWACRASTCDDAVELAGGFDFMCALRASGSVVCWGSNNFGNLGDGTVVPRATPVTVIGVGDVVEISAGQNHACARLSSGAVWCWGENAHEQLGGGATLSYSTVPVEVLASELEVVEIAAGGFHTCARRAGGRVVCWGDNVHGQIGDGRVGLDASTPYDVGIEDAVEIAAGGFHTCARRASGSVVCWGNNMSGQLGDGTAENLVPRVPSTDVKGLVATAIRAGAAHTCAIRVTGGVVCWGSGFWGQLGIGIATEQLEPVVDVELDGVDELVTGNDHTCALVDASLRCWGHNETGELGMTTLARVGVPPAVPAMEHVASIAASSRNTCAILETGAVVCWGGNEHGQVGDGTSGEPRRAPGAPVAAPE; encoded by the coding sequence ATGTCCAAGAGGGTCGCCATCTCGTCGCTCCTGGTCGCGCTGCACGTCGCGAGTTGCACGTCGCCCGGATGCCCGGAGGGCTACACGCGCCGTCGCGATCGCTGCTTCGCGGACGACGAGGCGTGCGACGGGGTCGACCTCGACGGCGATCAGCTCGACGACGTCGACGACCCCCACGCCGATGCGTGGTGCAACGATCCGAGCCGCGCGATGCCGTTCGCGCTCGCGCGCTGCGGGGCGTCGGGATGCGAGGTCGACGAGTGCGACGCGCAGGCGCTCGATTGCTCGAGCGAGCCCGGGTGCGAGACCGATCCGCGCGTGACCGCGGAGCACTGCGGCGAGTGCGGGCACGCGTGCGGATGGGCGTGCCGCGCCTCGACGTGCGACGACGCGGTCGAGCTCGCCGGAGGCTTCGACTTCATGTGCGCGCTGCGTGCCTCGGGCTCGGTGGTCTGCTGGGGCAGCAACAACTTCGGCAACCTCGGCGACGGCACCGTGGTGCCGCGAGCGACGCCGGTGACGGTCATCGGTGTGGGCGACGTCGTCGAGATCTCGGCGGGGCAGAACCACGCGTGCGCGCGCCTCTCCTCCGGCGCGGTGTGGTGCTGGGGCGAGAACGCGCACGAGCAGCTCGGTGGTGGCGCGACGCTCTCGTACAGCACCGTGCCGGTCGAGGTCCTCGCGAGCGAGCTCGAGGTCGTCGAGATCGCGGCCGGCGGCTTTCATACCTGTGCGCGCCGCGCCGGCGGTCGCGTCGTGTGCTGGGGCGACAACGTGCACGGGCAGATCGGCGACGGCCGCGTGGGGCTCGACGCGTCGACGCCGTACGACGTCGGGATCGAAGACGCCGTGGAGATCGCGGCGGGTGGGTTCCACACGTGCGCGCGACGCGCGTCCGGGAGCGTCGTGTGTTGGGGCAACAACATGTCGGGGCAGCTCGGCGACGGGACGGCCGAGAACCTCGTCCCGCGGGTCCCGTCGACGGACGTGAAAGGGCTCGTCGCGACCGCGATCCGCGCCGGCGCGGCCCACACCTGCGCGATCCGGGTGACCGGCGGCGTGGTCTGCTGGGGAAGCGGTTTCTGGGGCCAGCTCGGGATCGGGATCGCGACCGAGCAGCTCGAGCCCGTCGTCGACGTCGAGCTCGACGGCGTGGACGAGCTCGTGACCGGCAACGACCACACGTGCGCGCTGGTCGATGCGAGCTTGCGCTGCTGGGGTCACAACGAGACCGGCGAGCTCGGGATGACGACGCTCGCTCGCGTCGGTGTCCCGCCCGCCGTGCCGGCGATGGAGCACGTCGCCTCGATCGCTGCGTCGAGCCGCAACACGTGCGCGATCCTCGAGACCGGAGCGGTCGTCTGCTGGGGCGGGAACGAGCACGGCCAGGTCGGCGACGGAACGTCCGGGGAGCCTCGACGCGCGCCGGGCGCGCCGGTCGCGGCGCCCGAGTGA